The DNA sequence CTATATTGGCATCAGCATCCCATAATAGAGTTTGTTGAATAACTTCTTTTCCATCTTCAAGCAAATCAATTTGTCTTTCTATTTCATATTCCAGTGCTTTTTCAACATTACGAAATGAATTCATATTTTTAACTTCTGTTTTTGTCCCGAGTTTTGTTTCACCTTTTAATCTGACTGAAACATTGGCATCGCATCTTAAAGAGCCTTCTTCCATATTGCCATCACAAATATTTAAATATGTAAGTATTTGTTTTAATTTGGTTAGATATAGATAAGCTTCTTCTGGAGAATTGATATCAGGTTCACTTACAATTTCAATTAATGGTGTACCTGTTCTATTTAAATCAATTAAAGTGTTGTCACCTTGATCGTGAATAGATTTTCCAGCATCTTCTTCCATGTGTATTCTTTTAATCCTAATATTTTTTTTGCTTCCATCTTTTAATTCGATTGGAATAAATCCATTTTCACAAATTGGTTCTTCATATTGAGATATTTGAAAATTTTTTGGTAAGTCAGGATAGAAATAATGTTTTCTTGCAAAAATTGATTTCTCATTAATTTTACAATTTGTTGCTAAACCCATGAGTACACTGAATTCAACAACCTTTTTATTTAAAACAGGTAATACTCCCGGATGACCAAGACAGACCGGACATACATTTGTATTGGGAGCATTTCCAAATTTCGTTGAACAACCACAAAATATTTTTGTCTCTGTGAGTAGTTGTGCGTGAACTTCGAGACCAATTACTGCTTCGTATTTATCATTCATAATAAACTATTTTTTGTTTTTACGAATATAAATATTTCGAATAAGATTTTTGTTATTGATTTATGAAAAAGTGTTATTCTCAAAAATTAAGTATTGAGAATAAAATAAAATCAAATTAATGATAAGAGAATAAAACTTAATATAAGTTTCTCAATTTTCTAAAATAACATCTATTTATTCTAAATAGTTAATCTTATAATAATTCAATAATTTTGGATTAATTATGATACCAAAATAATATGTTTGACTGAGAAATTTCTCTTTTGCTCCGAGATTAGCTTTGGTTCTTAAATCTTAACTGGAATTTTTGTTTTAAACAAGTAGAATAGTGAATCTTTATATTGTACTGAAATTTGAGTTCATTTATTTTTTTTAAACCAGCCATTAATTAATTGCAGATTAATTTGCTTTTTTAGTTTAGCTATATTTATCTTCATAAATATTTTTTGATTTAGTTTTATT is a window from the Rosettibacter firmus genome containing:
- the gatB gene encoding Asp-tRNA(Asn)/Glu-tRNA(Gln) amidotransferase subunit GatB, encoding MNDKYEAVIGLEVHAQLLTETKIFCGCSTKFGNAPNTNVCPVCLGHPGVLPVLNKKVVEFSVLMGLATNCKINEKSIFARKHYFYPDLPKNFQISQYEEPICENGFIPIELKDGSKKNIRIKRIHMEEDAGKSIHDQGDNTLIDLNRTGTPLIEIVSEPDINSPEEAYLYLTKLKQILTYLNICDGNMEEGSLRCDANVSVRLKGETKLGTKTEVKNMNSFRNVEKALEYEIERQIDLLEDGKEVIQQTLLWDADANIAYPMRTKEEAHDYRYFPEPDLMPVVVTEEWKNEILSKMPELPDAKKERFINQYNLPKYDAEILTSSRELADYYEKILSVTKDYKAASNWVMTEVLKVINEEKISINEFPISAENLGKLIELINKNIISGKIAKEIFSEMLKSNKDPEEIVKEKNLIQITDTTEIESIVDKVLMQNQKQVEEYLSGKEKVWGFFIGQIMRETKGKANPQIVNDILKNKFEMIKDSK